The following proteins are co-located in the Shouchella hunanensis genome:
- the spoVE gene encoding stage V sporulation protein E, with the protein MNKERQAPDYILIVATIVLLSVGLIMVYSASEAWATYRFNDSLFFAKRQLFFGSVGVLLMFLISRVDYWTWRTYSKLLLIICFILLVLVLIPGVGLVRGGARSWLGIGAFSIQPSEFMKIAMIIFLANFLAMNQKRIVLFKKGLLPALAFVMVAFGMIMLQPDLGTGTVMVGTCVAMIFIAGARVKHFMGLFLIGVAGFVVLIISAPYRIKRITSFLDPWADPMESGFQIIQSLLAIGPGGLLGMGLGESRQKYFYLPEPQTDFIFAILAEELGFLGGLFVLLLFGIIFWRGVRIALGAPDLFGSFLAAGIVTMIVIQVMINIGVVTGLMPVTGITLPLLSYGGSSLTLMLMSIGLLINISRHNR; encoded by the coding sequence ATGAATAAAGAAAGACAGGCGCCCGATTATATCTTAATTGTTGCAACGATTGTCTTGCTTAGCGTTGGCTTAATTATGGTATACAGTGCAAGTGAAGCATGGGCAACCTATCGTTTTAATGACTCGTTGTTTTTTGCTAAAAGACAATTATTCTTTGGGAGTGTAGGCGTCCTCTTGATGTTTCTTATATCTCGAGTTGATTACTGGACGTGGCGTACGTATTCAAAGCTGCTATTGATCATTTGTTTTATTTTGCTTGTGCTCGTACTCATTCCTGGTGTTGGACTTGTAAGAGGTGGCGCGAGAAGTTGGTTAGGGATCGGCGCATTTTCAATTCAACCATCAGAATTTATGAAAATCGCTATGATTATTTTTCTTGCAAACTTTTTAGCAATGAATCAAAAGCGGATTGTTTTGTTTAAAAAAGGATTACTCCCTGCACTCGCTTTTGTAATGGTTGCCTTTGGGATGATTATGCTCCAGCCAGATTTAGGAACTGGTACTGTTATGGTAGGGACATGCGTCGCTATGATTTTTATTGCAGGAGCAAGGGTCAAGCATTTTATGGGCCTGTTTTTAATTGGCGTAGCAGGATTTGTCGTGTTAATCATTAGCGCTCCATACCGTATTAAACGGATTACTTCTTTTCTAGACCCGTGGGCAGATCCAATGGAAAGTGGCTTTCAGATTATTCAGTCCCTATTAGCCATTGGTCCTGGAGGGTTACTTGGTATGGGATTAGGCGAAAGTAGGCAAAAATATTTTTATTTGCCAGAGCCGCAAACGGATTTTATTTTTGCTATTCTAGCTGAGGAACTAGGGTTTTTAGGCGGTCTATTTGTGTTGCTTTTATTTGGTATTATTTTCTGGCGTGGCGTAAGAATCGCTTTAGGAGCTCCAGATTTATTTGGGAGTTTCTTAGCTGCAGGTATTGTGACGATGATCGTTATTCAAGTGATGATAAACATCGGCGTTGTTACTGGATTAATGCCCGTTACCGGCATTACGTTACCGCTTTTAAGCTACGGTGGTTCGTCATTGACACTCATGTTGATGTCCATTGGTCTATTAATTAATATAAGTAGGCATAATCGTTAA
- a CDS encoding cell division protein FtsQ/DivIB, translating to MSHDEKVISVNERIPTLQEKRRRKANKRLLSIVVLFFVLIMVLVYFQSPLSEVKSIQVSGNQLLTDEEILEASGLREGMNIWNIDRNTRIEQTAQLKEVESIEINRLLPSSLSIQVKEYPRVAYVYSDDGYLPLLKNGQILDNVHDSQLVGDAPILVDFTEESLRETIGEQLMQTAPEIVSRISEIMYTPTEDAPEELTLYMTDGMEVRTDLSSFAEYMQPYPQVHAQIDRSQEGVLYMKMSPYFRENDTAQE from the coding sequence GTGAGTCATGATGAGAAAGTCATTTCTGTAAACGAGAGAATTCCGACTCTACAGGAAAAGCGACGGCGCAAAGCAAACAAGCGTTTATTAAGTATAGTCGTATTGTTCTTTGTCTTAATTATGGTACTTGTGTACTTCCAAAGTCCATTGAGTGAAGTGAAATCAATACAAGTAAGTGGTAATCAACTGTTAACAGATGAAGAGATTCTCGAAGCAAGTGGTTTACGTGAAGGCATGAATATTTGGAATATCGATCGAAATACACGAATTGAGCAAACTGCACAATTAAAAGAAGTAGAGTCAATTGAGATTAACCGTCTCTTGCCATCTTCTCTTTCTATACAAGTAAAGGAGTATCCGCGAGTTGCATATGTGTACAGTGATGATGGGTATTTGCCCCTTTTAAAAAACGGACAAATCTTAGACAACGTTCATGATAGTCAACTTGTTGGAGACGCACCAATATTAGTAGACTTTACTGAAGAGTCGTTGAGAGAGACAATCGGCGAACAATTAATGCAAACAGCACCAGAAATCGTTAGTCGAATCTCAGAAATTATGTATACGCCGACTGAGGATGCACCGGAGGAATTAACACTATACATGACAGATGGAATGGAAGTACGTACAGATTTATCTTCATTTGCAGAGTATATGCAGCCTTATCCACAAGTGCATGCACAAATTGATAGGTCACAGGAAGGCGTCCTCTATATGAAAATGAGTCCCTATTTTAGGGAAAATGATACGGCTCAGGAGTAG
- the ftsZ gene encoding cell division protein FtsZ: MFDFEMDMEQLAQIKVIGCGGGGSNAVNRMIENGLQGVEFIAVNTDAQALHLSKAEKKLQLGGKLTRGLGAGANPDIGKKAAEESREQLEEVLDGADMVFITAGMGGGTGTGAAPVIAEVAKEIGALTVGVVTRPFTFEGRKRQNQALSGIVALKEKVDTLIVIPNDRLLEIVDKNTPMLEAFREADNVLRQGVQGISDLIATPGLINLDFADVKTVMSEKGSALMGIGVATGENRAAEAAKKAISSPLLETSVDGAQGVLMNITGGTNLSLYEVHEAAEIVSEACDEEVNMIFGSVINENLKDEIVVTVIATGFEEAERKPQSRPSTQKPTSSKPAESKSVESKQKANSEEQTDTLDIPTFLRNRRNR; encoded by the coding sequence ATGTTTGATTTTGAAATGGACATGGAACAATTAGCACAAATAAAAGTCATTGGATGTGGTGGCGGCGGTTCGAACGCTGTTAATCGAATGATTGAAAACGGCCTACAAGGCGTAGAATTTATCGCTGTGAATACGGACGCACAAGCATTGCACCTTTCAAAAGCTGAAAAGAAACTACAGCTAGGTGGAAAGCTTACGAGAGGTCTAGGTGCAGGGGCAAACCCTGATATCGGTAAGAAAGCGGCTGAAGAAAGCCGTGAACAGTTAGAAGAAGTTCTTGATGGCGCAGATATGGTATTTATTACAGCTGGAATGGGTGGAGGCACTGGAACAGGTGCAGCTCCTGTAATCGCCGAAGTTGCAAAGGAAATTGGTGCACTAACGGTAGGTGTTGTGACACGACCATTTACGTTTGAAGGACGTAAGCGTCAAAATCAAGCGTTATCTGGTATCGTCGCATTAAAAGAAAAAGTTGACACGTTAATCGTTATACCAAACGATCGTCTACTAGAAATTGTTGATAAGAACACTCCAATGCTTGAAGCGTTCCGTGAAGCGGATAACGTCCTTCGACAAGGGGTACAAGGAATTTCTGACTTGATTGCGACACCTGGATTAATTAACCTTGACTTTGCTGATGTCAAAACGGTTATGAGTGAAAAGGGCTCTGCTTTAATGGGTATTGGTGTTGCTACTGGTGAAAACCGTGCTGCAGAGGCAGCAAAAAAAGCGATCTCCAGTCCATTGCTTGAAACATCAGTCGATGGTGCTCAAGGCGTGTTAATGAACATTACAGGTGGAACGAACTTAAGCCTTTACGAAGTGCATGAAGCGGCAGAAATTGTGTCTGAAGCTTGTGACGAAGAAGTTAATATGATCTTTGGCTCTGTTATTAATGAGAATCTAAAGGATGAGATTGTCGTAACGGTTATTGCGACAGGCTTTGAAGAAGCAGAAAGAAAGCCACAATCACGTCCATCGACTCAAAAGCCAACATCGTCAAAGCCAGCTGAATCAAAATCAGTAGAATCAAAGCAAAAAGCCAATTCAGAGGAACAAACAGATACACTTGATATTCCAACATTCCTCCGAAATAGAAGAAATCGCTAA
- the ftsA gene encoding cell division protein FtsA, which yields MVSNETYVSLDIGTSSVKVVVSEIAGGSINILGVGSVPSEGIKKGAVVDIDETVKSIKRAVEQAERMVGIQIEHVVVGVNGSHIELTPCHGVVAVSSPDREINVEDVRRVIDASQVMSIPPEREVIDVIPKQFIVDGLDEITDPRGMIGVRLEMEGTLITGSKTVLHNLLRCVERAGLSIAEISLNSLATGSVAVSKDEKSLGVCVLEVGGGSTTVSVFEQGSLVALSVLPIGGDHITNDLAVGLKLTTEEAERVKCKHGHAFVPEASTEEQITIQKIGSNERHTITQQELAGIIEPRVEEIIELCAKELVRLGFKQFPSGFVLTGGAVMMPGVLELTKDMLEGNVRVAIPNYIGVREPRYTVSIGLIHFAHKNGRVQGKEIAAAFSQSEVNQEETNAASTSKRSKRKEVEQPQEEKKESKMKSWFKTFFD from the coding sequence TTGGTGAGTAATGAAACGTATGTAAGTTTAGACATTGGAACTTCTTCAGTAAAAGTCGTTGTTTCGGAAATTGCTGGAGGGTCAATTAACATTTTAGGTGTCGGTAGTGTTCCTTCTGAAGGAATAAAGAAAGGAGCCGTCGTCGATATAGATGAGACGGTTAAGTCAATTAAGCGGGCAGTTGAGCAAGCGGAACGCATGGTTGGCATACAAATTGAACATGTTGTGGTTGGAGTAAATGGCAGTCATATTGAATTAACTCCTTGCCATGGGGTCGTCGCTGTCTCTAGTCCAGATCGAGAAATTAACGTAGAGGATGTTCGTAGAGTCATCGATGCATCCCAAGTCATGTCAATTCCTCCTGAAAGGGAAGTGATTGATGTGATTCCAAAACAATTTATCGTGGATGGGCTTGATGAGATTACAGACCCTCGTGGAATGATTGGCGTTCGTCTTGAAATGGAAGGAACGTTAATTACAGGTTCGAAAACCGTCTTACATAATTTGTTAAGGTGTGTGGAGCGTGCTGGTCTATCAATAGCTGAGATTAGTTTAAATTCCTTAGCGACAGGATCTGTAGCTGTTTCAAAAGATGAAAAAAGTCTGGGTGTTTGTGTGCTTGAGGTTGGAGGCGGTTCAACAACCGTATCCGTTTTTGAACAAGGTTCACTTGTTGCGTTATCTGTATTACCGATCGGCGGCGATCATATTACAAACGATTTAGCCGTAGGTTTAAAGCTCACAACAGAAGAGGCAGAACGTGTAAAATGCAAACATGGACATGCCTTTGTACCAGAAGCATCAACAGAAGAACAGATTACCATCCAAAAAATTGGGTCAAATGAAAGACATACGATCACACAACAAGAATTAGCAGGCATTATTGAACCAAGAGTAGAAGAAATTATTGAACTATGTGCAAAAGAATTGGTTCGGTTAGGATTTAAGCAGTTCCCAAGTGGCTTTGTATTGACTGGTGGAGCTGTGATGATGCCAGGCGTTCTTGAATTAACGAAAGACATGCTTGAAGGAAATGTTCGAGTCGCCATCCCGAATTATATCGGGGTGCGTGAGCCGCGCTATACAGTAAGTATTGGGTTAATTCATTTTGCACACAAAAATGGACGTGTGCAAGGCAAGGAAATTGCAGCAGCTTTTTCCCAGTCAGAAGTCAATCAAGAAGAAACAAACGCAGCTTCAACTTCGAAAAGAAGCAAGCGTAAAGAAGTAGAGCAACCGCAAGAAGAGAAAAAAGAGTCCAAGATGAAGTCTTGGTTTAAGACATTTTTTGATTAA